A window from Candidatus Latescibacterota bacterium encodes these proteins:
- a CDS encoding MotA/TolQ/ExbB proton channel family protein, translating into MDPLVWLGRFAAFFKNGGPFMYVILATGLVILALSLERFWVIQRAAALNSAKLSRDLLRLVRRGDKNSAVQLCGKVKAPASSVAKAILQREGGDEESLQSAADGAATVVLPPLGRRLSYLNMLANAATLLGLLGTIFGLTTAFAAVDAADPSQRSAFLAAGISQALNTTAFGLIVAVPALLVHGFLVSKVEGIVDSVDALSVRLISLLTGGNGEL; encoded by the coding sequence ATGGATCCGCTCGTCTGGCTGGGCCGCTTCGCTGCGTTCTTCAAGAACGGCGGGCCCTTCATGTACGTCATCCTGGCCACGGGCCTGGTCATCCTGGCGCTGAGCCTTGAGCGCTTCTGGGTGATCCAGCGCGCCGCGGCCCTGAACTCGGCCAAGCTGAGCCGCGACCTGCTGCGTCTCGTGCGCAGGGGGGACAAGAACAGCGCCGTTCAGCTGTGCGGCAAGGTGAAGGCGCCGGCGTCCAGCGTGGCTAAGGCCATCCTGCAGCGCGAGGGCGGCGATGAAGAGTCGCTGCAAAGCGCCGCCGACGGCGCCGCCACCGTGGTGCTGCCGCCGCTGGGCCGCCGCCTTTCCTATCTGAACATGCTGGCCAACGCCGCCACGCTGCTCGGGCTGCTGGGCACGATCTTCGGCCTGACCACGGCCTTCGCGGCGGTGGATGCCGCCGATCCGTCGCAGCGCTCGGCCTTCCTGGCCGCCGGCATCAGCCAGGCGCTGAACACCACGGCCTTCGGGCTGATCGTGGCGGTGCCGGCGCTGCTGGTGCACGGCTTCCTGGTGAGCAAGGTGGAGGGCATCGTGGACAGCGTGGACGCCCTGAGCGTGCGCCTCATCAGCCTGCTCACCGGCGGCAACGGGGAGCTCTAG
- a CDS encoding tetratricopeptide repeat protein, with protein MPRWDAQTARRWTRVLHVPLLLAMAGCAGNRGVDSAVEADPVAQLASEGPTLRERAQLAVTEPYWPYRLATLQFAADSSAAGERSLDLALARDARYAPAVSLKSKRLYGRGEYAAGAALLRAALDAGASPRGPLEAGLALQLEALGELDEADALAARLDPAEGDIAPALGFLTLRGPDPFNSEPLLRAAAAAAPGSAAAANNLGIGLLYAGRPEDAAAEFERALSLDPDCAGAYYNLAIVDLHYRFDESAAREHYLAYRRLAPAGGDDPDALGRSLADGSGAGEVALTREDVTKETQHDAN; from the coding sequence ATGCCCCGCTGGGATGCGCAGACTGCCCGCCGCTGGACTCGCGTCCTGCACGTGCCGCTGCTGCTGGCCATGGCCGGCTGCGCCGGCAACCGTGGGGTGGACAGCGCGGTGGAGGCGGACCCCGTCGCGCAGCTGGCCAGCGAGGGACCGACGCTCCGCGAACGCGCGCAGCTGGCCGTGACCGAGCCCTACTGGCCCTACCGTCTGGCGACGCTCCAGTTCGCGGCCGACTCCTCGGCCGCCGGCGAGCGTTCGCTGGACCTCGCGCTCGCGCGTGACGCGCGCTACGCCCCGGCCGTGAGCCTCAAGTCCAAGCGTCTGTACGGGCGCGGGGAGTACGCCGCCGGCGCCGCGCTGCTGCGCGCAGCGCTCGACGCCGGCGCCTCGCCCCGCGGCCCGCTCGAAGCCGGCCTGGCGCTGCAGCTCGAGGCGCTGGGCGAACTGGACGAGGCCGACGCCCTCGCCGCGCGCCTCGATCCCGCCGAGGGCGACATCGCCCCGGCCCTCGGCTTCCTCACGCTGCGCGGCCCCGATCCCTTCAACAGCGAGCCGTTGTTGCGCGCCGCGGCGGCCGCCGCGCCGGGCTCCGCCGCCGCGGCCAACAACCTCGGCATCGGCCTGCTCTATGCGGGACGCCCCGAGGACGCCGCCGCCGAGTTCGAGCGCGCGCTGTCGCTCGACCCCGACTGCGCCGGCGCCTACTACAACCTGGCCATCGTCGATCTGCACTACCGCTTCGACGAGTCCGCGGCGCGGGAGCACTACCTGGCCTATCGCCGTCTCGCCCCGGCCGGCGGCGACGACCCCGACGCCCTCGGCCGCAGCCTCGCCGACGGCAGCGGCGCGGGCGAGGTGGCGCTGACGCGCGAGGACGTCACCAAGGAGACGCAGCATGACGCCAACTAG
- a CDS encoding outer membrane beta-barrel domain-containing protein encodes MSTSHRRGGRGRLHVALAFALLTVVTGIARGADSAADSTRAPLWSTPLNGPHVLTEKSVRLTGDGDGVLRSGPGPDFAIVATFPAGSTFKVVAKRGPWLGLSIDAQRTGWVHEDVCEEFDDMSGLEFRPNPRLFSRVGSYTLRAYSGAYAFDRKSNSLVLGGSLGYQLLDHVELEGDVAWTRVARPAEIVENLFNLALEEEQFHMLYYSFNLNLKLLPGRQMVPYLTGGMGSSILRGETEPSVNLGAGSMLYFSKRMAMRWEFRNYRFASGAASARRDNNNVEFSLGSSLLF; translated from the coding sequence GTGAGCACCTCTCACCGCCGCGGAGGGCGGGGGCGTCTCCACGTCGCCCTCGCGTTCGCGCTCTTGACTGTCGTGACGGGGATCGCGCGGGGCGCCGACAGCGCCGCGGATTCCACGCGCGCGCCGCTCTGGTCCACGCCGCTGAACGGTCCGCACGTCCTCACGGAGAAGTCGGTGCGACTGACGGGCGATGGCGACGGCGTCCTGCGCAGCGGCCCGGGGCCGGACTTCGCGATCGTGGCCACCTTCCCCGCGGGCAGCACGTTCAAGGTGGTCGCCAAGCGCGGCCCCTGGCTGGGCCTCAGCATCGACGCGCAGCGCACCGGCTGGGTGCACGAGGACGTCTGCGAGGAGTTCGACGACATGTCGGGCCTCGAGTTCAGACCCAACCCCAGGCTCTTCTCGCGCGTGGGCAGCTACACGCTGCGCGCCTACAGCGGCGCCTACGCCTTCGACCGCAAGTCGAACTCGCTGGTGCTGGGCGGGAGCCTCGGCTACCAGCTGCTCGACCACGTCGAGCTCGAAGGCGACGTGGCCTGGACGCGCGTCGCGCGTCCCGCCGAGATCGTGGAGAACCTGTTCAACCTCGCCCTCGAGGAGGAGCAGTTCCACATGCTCTACTACTCGTTCAATCTCAACCTCAAGCTGCTGCCGGGACGGCAGATGGTGCCCTACCTGACGGGCGGCATGGGCAGCAGCATCCTGCGCGGCGAGACCGAGCCCAGCGTCAACCTGGGCGCGGGCAGCATGCTCTACTTCAGCAAGCGCATGGCCATGCGCTGGGAATTCCGGAACTACCGCTTCGCCTCCGGCGCCGCCAGCGCGCGGCGCGACAACAACAACGTCGAGTTCAGCCTCGGCAGCAGCCTGCTCTTCTAG
- a CDS encoding T9SS type A sorting domain-containing protein, whose translation MRRITIGALGLLLALPASSSGVSAATFSPLAFPGADRALLDRGASRADLGRDLMGSARSGVILGRVDVYDRFPFLEARYLQVVSDPTWNRLLFGDPAAGLAAYDGAASGFGQLDAPAGLAADDAGRVYVADSGNDRVLVLKATYDSESLSLTPLYAIEGLSRPQDVAWSDGGTPFQPADDRLFVANTGANEIVACAPTAGRFAPAARLGALGGGVGRFAGPTAIAAAWAGDANRVLVADAHAGRIVELSEAANALRWERAVSHGLGRVEGLDLDAWGNCYAAAPGAGVLRKFDRQLRPLGDVEGALRHPHDVCVPAVTVSDHRTGDVSRRREAASLVVEDWSEGSGLRLYALGPDLQSLQAEGGDAPRAEFLLTDRAAVSATILDAAGARIAFKNLNTVDAGPASVSFAADDFLVDHPAGDYRLRIDAASAYPDGPAVRLETGIALAAGQAPARALALMGNFPNPFNPSTTLRFTVPAGSGEPLRLEVFDVRGRLVRVLAEGVFAAGEHSAVWDGRDGEGRPQGSGVYFSRLTQGQAQQQGKLLLLK comes from the coding sequence ATGCGACGCATCACCATCGGAGCCCTTGGCCTGCTTCTCGCCCTGCCGGCGAGCAGCAGCGGCGTGAGCGCGGCGACCTTCAGCCCGCTCGCCTTCCCCGGCGCCGACCGGGCGCTGCTGGACCGCGGCGCGAGCCGAGCGGACCTGGGGCGGGACCTCATGGGCAGCGCCCGGTCCGGGGTGATCCTGGGCCGGGTGGACGTCTACGACCGCTTCCCCTTCCTGGAGGCGCGCTACCTGCAGGTGGTCAGCGACCCCACGTGGAACCGCCTGCTCTTCGGCGATCCCGCCGCGGGGCTCGCGGCTTACGACGGCGCGGCGAGCGGCTTCGGTCAGCTGGACGCGCCGGCCGGGCTCGCCGCGGATGACGCCGGGCGCGTCTACGTGGCCGACAGCGGCAACGACCGCGTGCTGGTGCTCAAGGCGACCTACGACAGCGAGTCGCTGAGCCTCACGCCGCTCTACGCCATCGAGGGTCTGTCGCGTCCCCAGGACGTCGCCTGGTCCGACGGCGGCACGCCCTTCCAGCCCGCCGACGACCGCCTCTTCGTGGCGAACACGGGCGCCAACGAGATCGTCGCCTGCGCGCCGACCGCGGGCCGCTTCGCGCCGGCCGCGCGGCTCGGTGCGCTGGGCGGCGGCGTGGGCCGCTTCGCCGGCCCCACCGCCATCGCCGCGGCCTGGGCTGGCGACGCGAATCGCGTCCTCGTCGCCGACGCGCACGCCGGGCGGATCGTCGAGCTGAGCGAGGCGGCGAACGCCCTGCGCTGGGAGCGCGCCGTCAGCCACGGGCTGGGCCGCGTGGAGGGCCTCGACCTCGACGCCTGGGGCAACTGCTACGCGGCGGCCCCCGGCGCCGGCGTGCTGCGCAAGTTCGACCGTCAGCTCCGGCCCCTCGGGGATGTGGAGGGCGCGCTGCGCCACCCGCACGACGTCTGCGTGCCCGCCGTCACGGTGAGCGATCACCGCACGGGCGACGTGTCGCGCCGCCGCGAGGCCGCGAGCCTCGTGGTCGAGGACTGGAGCGAGGGCAGCGGCCTGCGCCTCTACGCGCTCGGCCCGGATCTGCAGTCGCTGCAGGCCGAGGGCGGCGACGCCCCGCGCGCCGAGTTCCTGCTCACCGACCGCGCGGCCGTCAGCGCGACGATCCTGGACGCGGCGGGCGCGCGCATCGCCTTCAAGAACCTGAACACGGTCGACGCCGGACCGGCGAGCGTGAGCTTCGCCGCGGACGACTTCCTCGTCGACCACCCGGCCGGCGACTACCGCCTGCGGATCGACGCCGCCAGCGCCTATCCGGACGGCCCCGCCGTGCGGCTCGAGACGGGCATCGCCCTGGCCGCCGGCCAGGCGCCTGCGCGCGCGCTCGCGCTGATGGGCAACTTCCCCAACCCCTTCAACCCGAGCACCACGCTGCGCTTCACGGTGCCGGCCGGCAGCGGCGAGCCCCTGCGTCTCGAGGTCTTCGACGTGCGCGGCCGCCTGGTGCGCGTCCTCGCCGAGGGCGTCTTCGCCGCGGGCGAGCATTCCGCGGTCTGGGACGGCCGCGACGGCGAGGGCCGGCCGCAGGGCTCGGGCGTCTACTTCAGCCGCTTGACCCAGGGACAGGCCCAGCAGCAGGGCAAGCTGCTCCTGCTCAAGTGA
- a CDS encoding DUF3570 domain-containing protein — translation MQVRRLAFVLPLLAAAPARAGLAPESQEASFLFHYFADVEDVHVRSHYAFYGLDLGGRTLNLEFNHERVSIPAVQAPVGSQEADDAITAASRPIANASDAFSDYIKVRNALQADIALGPGKLGFYRSQEVDYNASMVSGSLQRDLDHRQLNVSVGAGYGWDRVEPLSDEDTSGDARSKRIVHFNVVATRILDPKTVLRLGGELNRLSGLQHNPYRNVYAGGAREPELHPDERHRQDVFVKLNRYLGEHSSLNVDYRYYNDDWKLHSHTAGLKLNQYLGSDLVLRYRYRFYRQSGAWFWAEEYASASGIDGYRSGDYRLGPFDAHLFGTRLEWMPSALASRWRLLTRCTLRLGYERYFNTNDFAANVFETGLSLDF, via the coding sequence GTGCAAGTGAGGCGTCTGGCATTCGTGCTGCCGCTCCTGGCCGCCGCTCCGGCGCGGGCCGGCCTCGCGCCGGAGAGCCAGGAGGCGTCCTTCCTGTTCCACTACTTCGCGGACGTGGAGGACGTCCACGTGCGCTCGCACTACGCGTTCTACGGTCTCGACCTGGGCGGCCGGACGCTGAATCTCGAGTTCAACCACGAGCGCGTGAGCATCCCCGCGGTGCAGGCGCCGGTGGGCAGCCAGGAGGCCGATGATGCCATCACGGCCGCCAGCCGTCCCATCGCCAACGCGAGCGACGCGTTCAGCGACTACATCAAGGTGCGCAACGCGCTGCAGGCGGACATCGCGCTGGGACCGGGCAAGCTGGGCTTCTACCGCTCGCAGGAGGTCGACTACAACGCGAGCATGGTCTCGGGCAGCCTCCAGCGCGACCTGGACCACCGGCAGCTCAACGTGTCGGTCGGCGCGGGCTACGGCTGGGACCGCGTGGAGCCGCTCAGCGACGAGGACACCAGCGGCGACGCCCGCAGCAAGCGCATCGTCCACTTCAACGTGGTGGCGACGCGGATCCTCGACCCGAAGACCGTGCTGCGTCTGGGTGGGGAGCTGAACCGCCTCTCGGGTCTGCAGCACAATCCCTATCGCAACGTCTACGCGGGCGGGGCGCGGGAGCCCGAGCTGCACCCGGACGAGCGGCACCGGCAGGACGTCTTCGTCAAGCTGAACCGCTACCTCGGCGAGCACTCGAGCCTGAACGTCGACTACCGCTACTACAATGACGACTGGAAGCTGCACTCGCACACCGCGGGTCTGAAGCTGAACCAGTACCTGGGCTCGGACCTGGTGCTGCGCTACCGCTACCGCTTCTACCGCCAGAGCGGCGCCTGGTTCTGGGCCGAGGAGTACGCCAGCGCGAGCGGCATCGACGGCTACCGCAGCGGCGACTACCGTCTGGGCCCCTTCGACGCGCACCTCTTCGGCACGCGCCTGGAGTGGATGCCGAGCGCCCTCGCTTCGCGCTGGCGCCTGCTCACGCGCTGCACCCTGCGCCTCGGCTACGAGCGCTACTTCAACACGAACGACTTCGCGGCGAACGTCTTCGAGACGGGCCTCAGCCTGGATTTCTAG
- a CDS encoding DUF4266 domain-containing protein — translation MLAAAATPLLGGCAGARPYEREFLADPIMDFAAETPAEARELKWLEAREGSSGGVGGAGGGCACK, via the coding sequence CTGCTCGCCGCCGCGGCCACGCCCTTGCTGGGCGGTTGCGCGGGCGCGCGTCCCTACGAGCGCGAGTTCCTGGCCGATCCCATCATGGACTTCGCCGCCGAGACCCCCGCGGAGGCCCGCGAGCTCAAGTGGCTCGAGGCCCGCGAGGGCTCCAGCGGCGGCGTGGGCGGCGCCGGCGGAGGCTGCGCGTGCAAGTGA
- a CDS encoding TlpA family protein disulfide reductase, producing the protein MRTRLALAVLLIAALPGLASAAGGPSAEWQTVVEHPLSLLDAPGATPAPAPAPVLGRPLLLHFWASWCAPCRRELPALDARVARWTGEGLQTRVVSVDREADRARRFAAELALGLPLYIDGPDGLAAAMDLPSLPCTFLFDAKGQRVLELHGESDENLRALDAALAVLLKGPAAAESASLGGGQ; encoded by the coding sequence ATGCGCACACGCCTCGCACTCGCCGTCCTCCTGATCGCCGCGTTGCCGGGCCTCGCCTCGGCAGCCGGCGGGCCGTCGGCGGAGTGGCAGACGGTCGTCGAGCATCCGCTGTCCCTGCTGGACGCGCCCGGCGCCACGCCCGCGCCGGCGCCCGCGCCGGTGCTGGGCCGGCCGCTGCTGCTCCACTTCTGGGCCAGCTGGTGCGCGCCCTGCCGCCGGGAGCTGCCCGCCCTCGACGCGCGCGTCGCCCGCTGGACGGGCGAGGGACTGCAGACCCGCGTGGTGTCCGTGGACCGCGAGGCGGATCGCGCGCGGCGCTTCGCGGCGGAGCTGGCGCTCGGGTTGCCGCTCTACATCGACGGTCCCGACGGCCTCGCCGCCGCCATGGACCTGCCGTCCCTGCCCTGCACCTTCCTCTTCGACGCCAAGGGCCAGCGCGTGCTGGAGCTCCACGGCGAGAGCGACGAGAACCTGCGCGCCCTGGACGCGGCGCTGGCCGTTCTGCTGAAGGGTCCCGCCGCGGCGGAGAGCGCGAGCCTGGGAGGCGGGCAGTGA
- a CDS encoding PD40 domain-containing protein, translated as MPATFVRLRSLAPLLAALPLAASALLTGCRENAPEDVIVNDQSTPALVFVKTTAEETLNRSWASSNLFKLQPIAPGGQVTPLTNFSGASVSDPCVSWDGAKVLFSMRAPGESSRNIWEIDADGENLRRVTSGGGHDFDPLYLPDGRILFTSSRDGEMDEYNHSQAEHLYVCNADGSAMERISFNQSDDFDPAVLPDGRLVYTRWEHFGTMNRFPLFFTNPDGTGTFHMFGPHDRNFFHAQPTPDGRLIAVESTMVNEDAGPICVLKLENGPADPTPGPDSDFWSVLTPDVNTDGAPWTYGAFKYPFPLGGNRYVVSYTLPAAEDGQVDYALYTFSLNQTGAGTPEDPATLSLDDLSFLYNDPSTNEYDAQLLWPREKPPVIPDTVDHSVDYGFFVAQDVFNRSNQDGQEVPTRANDTIDQIAVIAARPTMAGEMGDFSANEFEKRAFVGYAPVESDGSFKIKVPADTPISFATLDDHGRGFVVKRTWLYVRPGETFDKCTGCHEDRVAGGPYPTNPDPIANYVAGADLNLDPSAFRVINYENDIAPIVENKCVSCHQVIVNAPGDTLWAAGDLDLSAVPDTLEMGEIFPRGYISLSGESETMDHQVVRPAFPRRSLLIDATEGLGNWQASGAHPDGANALTPAEQETFRLWVLLGAQYR; from the coding sequence ATGCCTGCCACCTTCGTACGCCTGCGTTCGCTGGCCCCGCTGCTGGCGGCGCTCCCGCTGGCGGCCTCGGCGCTGCTGACGGGATGCCGGGAAAACGCGCCGGAAGACGTGATCGTCAACGATCAGAGCACGCCCGCGCTGGTCTTCGTGAAGACCACGGCCGAGGAGACGCTCAACCGGAGCTGGGCGAGCAGCAACCTGTTCAAGCTGCAGCCCATCGCGCCGGGCGGTCAGGTGACGCCGCTCACGAACTTCAGCGGGGCGAGCGTCAGCGATCCCTGCGTGAGCTGGGACGGCGCCAAGGTGCTCTTCTCCATGCGCGCGCCCGGCGAGAGCTCCCGCAACATCTGGGAGATCGACGCCGACGGCGAGAACCTCCGCCGCGTCACCAGCGGCGGCGGCCACGACTTCGATCCGCTCTACCTGCCCGACGGGCGCATCCTCTTCACGAGCAGCCGCGACGGCGAGATGGACGAGTACAACCACTCGCAGGCCGAGCACCTCTACGTCTGCAACGCGGACGGCTCCGCCATGGAGCGCATCAGCTTCAACCAGAGCGACGACTTCGATCCCGCGGTGCTGCCGGACGGGCGGCTCGTCTACACGCGCTGGGAGCACTTCGGCACGATGAACCGCTTCCCGCTCTTCTTCACCAACCCGGACGGGACGGGCACCTTCCACATGTTCGGCCCGCACGACCGCAACTTCTTCCACGCGCAGCCCACGCCGGACGGCCGCCTGATCGCGGTGGAGTCCACGATGGTGAACGAGGACGCCGGTCCCATCTGCGTGCTCAAGCTCGAGAACGGTCCCGCGGATCCCACGCCCGGGCCGGACAGCGACTTCTGGAGCGTCCTGACGCCCGACGTGAACACCGACGGCGCGCCCTGGACCTACGGCGCCTTCAAGTATCCCTTCCCCCTGGGCGGCAACCGCTACGTGGTCAGCTACACGCTGCCCGCCGCCGAGGACGGCCAGGTGGACTACGCGCTCTACACCTTCTCGCTCAACCAGACCGGCGCGGGCACGCCCGAGGATCCGGCGACGCTGAGCCTGGACGACCTGAGCTTCCTCTACAACGACCCGTCCACCAACGAGTACGACGCGCAGCTGCTCTGGCCGCGCGAGAAGCCGCCCGTCATCCCCGACACCGTGGACCACAGCGTGGACTACGGCTTCTTCGTGGCGCAGGACGTCTTCAACCGCAGCAACCAGGACGGGCAGGAGGTGCCCACCCGCGCGAACGACACGATCGACCAGATCGCCGTCATCGCCGCGCGTCCCACCATGGCCGGCGAGATGGGCGACTTCTCGGCCAACGAGTTCGAGAAGCGCGCCTTCGTCGGCTACGCGCCGGTGGAGAGCGACGGCTCCTTCAAGATCAAGGTGCCGGCCGACACGCCCATCTCCTTCGCGACCCTCGACGATCACGGCCGCGGCTTCGTGGTCAAGCGCACCTGGCTCTACGTGCGGCCCGGCGAGACCTTCGACAAGTGCACGGGCTGCCACGAGGACCGCGTGGCCGGCGGACCCTACCCCACGAACCCCGACCCCATCGCCAACTACGTGGCCGGCGCCGACCTCAACCTCGACCCGTCGGCCTTCCGCGTCATCAACTACGAGAACGACATCGCGCCCATCGTGGAGAACAAGTGCGTCTCCTGCCACCAGGTCATCGTGAACGCGCCGGGCGACACGCTCTGGGCCGCGGGCGATCTGGATCTCTCCGCCGTCCCCGACACCCTCGAGATGGGCGAGATCTTCCCGCGCGGCTACATCAGCCTCTCCGGCGAGTCCGAGACCATGGATCACCAGGTGGTGCGGCCCGCCTTCCCGCGCCGCTCGCTCCTGATCGACGCCACCGAGGGCCTCGGCAACTGGCAGGCCAGCGGCGCGCACCCGGACGGCGCGAACGCGCTCACGCCGGCAGAGCAGGAAACCTTCCGCCTCTGGGTGCTGCTCGGCGCCCAGTACCGCTAG
- a CDS encoding FAD:protein FMN transferase codes for MSARAAEDVTARFSMRTMGTTATVTLAGADSSALAPLAARALRTFARVDSLMSNWTTTSDVARLNRALADAEPYDALPVGPETSKVLEAALHIAAASGGAFDPTVEPLVRLWGFLGGRPTRPDSADIQALLPRVGHRALAWDAPRRVLQPARAGLQIDLGGIAKGYAVDCVRDSLQRMGVTDALIDLSGNIAQLGSPPGREHWRLGLRDPANRDATLGTLTLTRAAVATSGDYEQFVAADGRRYGHILDPRSGWPADSLASVTVLMDSAMEADAWATALCVMGPTAAKKLAAARDDMDVILVERREDGPDLIWVEGSLAGSYSMSSGDGAGYRLHRF; via the coding sequence GTGTCAGCGCGCGCGGCCGAGGACGTCACCGCGCGCTTCTCGATGCGCACCATGGGCACCACGGCCACGGTCACGCTGGCCGGCGCCGACTCGAGCGCCCTGGCGCCCCTCGCCGCGCGCGCGCTGCGCACCTTCGCGCGCGTGGACTCCCTCATGTCGAACTGGACGACCACCAGCGACGTCGCGCGGCTCAATCGCGCCCTCGCCGACGCGGAGCCCTACGACGCCCTCCCCGTCGGGCCGGAGACCAGCAAGGTGCTCGAGGCCGCGCTGCACATCGCCGCGGCGAGCGGCGGCGCCTTCGATCCCACGGTGGAGCCCCTGGTGCGGCTCTGGGGCTTCCTCGGCGGACGTCCCACGCGCCCTGACAGCGCGGACATCCAGGCCCTGCTCCCCCGCGTCGGGCACCGCGCGCTCGCCTGGGACGCGCCGCGCCGCGTGCTGCAGCCCGCGCGCGCGGGCCTGCAGATCGACCTCGGCGGCATCGCCAAGGGCTACGCGGTGGACTGCGTGCGCGACAGCCTGCAGAGGATGGGCGTGACGGACGCCCTGATCGACCTCTCGGGGAACATCGCGCAGCTCGGCAGCCCCCCGGGGCGCGAGCACTGGCGCCTGGGTCTGCGCGATCCCGCCAATCGCGACGCCACCCTGGGCACGCTGACCCTCACCCGGGCGGCGGTGGCCACGAGCGGCGACTACGAGCAGTTCGTGGCGGCGGACGGCCGTCGCTACGGGCACATCCTCGATCCGCGCTCGGGCTGGCCGGCGGATTCGCTGGCCTCGGTCACCGTGCTCATGGACAGCGCCATGGAGGCGGACGCCTGGGCCACGGCGCTCTGCGTCATGGGACCGACCGCCGCCAAGAAGCTCGCCGCGGCGCGGGATGACATGGACGTCATCCTGGTGGAGCGCCGCGAGGACGGCCCCGACCTGATCTGGGTCGAGGGGAGCCTGGCGGGCAGCTACAGCATGAGCTCGGGGGATGGCGCGGGCTACCGCCTGCACCGCTTCTAG
- a CDS encoding putative selenate ABC transporter substrate-binding protein, whose amino-acid sequence MRNSLRLLLVPILLTLGLANCGQKQEAAKKELLYTAIPDQNSTELIEKFKPFSDHLSQVLGVPVRYVPARDYQASVEMFRNGDVQLAWFGGLTGVQARAAVPGASAIAQGAADPTYYSYFIANASTGLEKSDDFPMGIEDLAFTFGSESSTSGRLMPEHFIREATGKAPSDFFSKPVSFSGSHDKTCELVASGQFQAGVVNYKVYDRRVAEGTTDPNVVRVIWQTPQFADYNWTAHPSLDATFGAGFTMKLQKAMTDISDPALLAALPREKLIPASNAEFEGIREVAVQLGMLR is encoded by the coding sequence ATGCGGAACTCACTTCGGCTGCTCCTCGTCCCCATTCTCCTCACGCTCGGCCTCGCGAACTGCGGCCAGAAGCAGGAGGCGGCGAAGAAGGAACTGCTCTACACGGCGATCCCCGACCAGAACAGCACCGAGCTCATCGAGAAGTTCAAGCCCTTCAGCGATCACCTCAGCCAGGTGCTGGGCGTGCCGGTGCGTTACGTCCCCGCGCGGGACTACCAGGCCTCGGTGGAGATGTTCAGGAACGGCGACGTGCAGCTCGCCTGGTTCGGGGGCCTCACGGGAGTCCAGGCCCGCGCCGCGGTGCCCGGCGCCTCGGCGATCGCCCAGGGCGCGGCGGATCCCACCTATTATAGCTACTTCATCGCGAACGCCAGCACGGGCCTCGAGAAGAGCGACGACTTCCCCATGGGCATCGAGGATCTGGCCTTCACCTTCGGCTCCGAGAGCAGCACCTCGGGCCGCCTGATGCCGGAGCACTTCATCCGCGAGGCCACGGGCAAGGCGCCGTCCGACTTCTTCAGCAAGCCCGTGAGCTTCTCCGGCAGCCACGACAAGACCTGCGAGCTCGTCGCCAGCGGCCAGTTCCAGGCCGGCGTGGTGAACTACAAGGTCTACGACCGCCGCGTGGCGGAGGGGACCACGGATCCGAACGTCGTGCGCGTCATCTGGCAGACGCCCCAGTTCGCGGACTACAACTGGACCGCGCATCCCAGCCTCGACGCGACCTTCGGCGCCGGCTTCACCATGAAGCTGCAGAAGGCGATGACGGACATCAGCGATCCCGCGCTCCTCGCCGCCCTGCCGCGCGAGAAGCTCATCCCCGCCAGCAACGCCGAGTTCGAGGGCATCCGCGAGGTCGCCGTCCAGCTCGGGATGCTGCGCTAG
- a CDS encoding ATP-binding cassette domain-containing protein, with translation MAFHLQGVSLRYGAQTALEDVTLDIAPGEAVGLVGPSGAGKTSLLRLLGAALPPTDGLLAIAGQDLATVSPRALRQLRASLGFIHQDLRLVPNLRVSQNVLAGRLGRLGFLGSLRHLLLPPRRELASVHALLERVGIEDKLFARSDRLSGGQLQRVAIARALHQQPLAMLADEPVASVDPARARDTVELLTRICAEEGLTLVMSLHNLALAREHFPRLVGLRAGRLAFDAPVDQVTEAQFAALYTLDAPAPPGSAHGG, from the coding sequence CTGGCCTTCCATCTCCAGGGCGTGAGCCTGCGCTACGGCGCGCAGACTGCCCTGGAGGACGTCACGCTGGACATCGCTCCCGGCGAGGCCGTCGGCCTCGTCGGGCCCAGCGGGGCGGGCAAGACCAGCCTGCTGCGGCTGCTCGGCGCCGCGCTGCCGCCCACGGACGGCCTGCTCGCCATCGCCGGACAGGATCTCGCGACGGTCTCGCCGCGCGCGCTGCGCCAGCTGCGGGCGAGCCTCGGTTTCATCCACCAGGATCTGCGCCTGGTGCCCAATCTCCGGGTCAGCCAGAACGTGCTGGCCGGGCGGCTGGGACGCCTGGGCTTCCTCGGCTCGCTGCGGCACCTTTTGCTGCCGCCCCGGCGTGAGCTGGCGTCGGTGCACGCGCTGCTCGAGCGCGTCGGCATTGAAGACAAGCTCTTCGCGCGCAGCGACCGCCTCTCGGGTGGACAGCTGCAGCGCGTGGCCATCGCGAGGGCGCTGCATCAGCAGCCGCTGGCCATGCTGGCCGACGAGCCCGTGGCCAGCGTGGATCCCGCCCGCGCACGCGACACCGTGGAACTGCTCACGCGCATCTGCGCGGAGGAGGGGCTCACCCTGGTGATGAGCCTCCACAATCTCGCGCTCGCCCGCGAGCACTTTCCGCGACTGGTGGGCCTGCGCGCGGGGCGCCTCGCCTTCGACGCACCCGTGGACCAGGTGACCGAAGCGCAGTTCGCCGCGCTCTACACCCTCGACGCGCCTGCGCCGCCCGGCTCCGCCCATGGGGGCTGA